A window of the Miscanthus floridulus cultivar M001 chromosome 14, ASM1932011v1, whole genome shotgun sequence genome harbors these coding sequences:
- the LOC136505337 gene encoding uncharacterized protein, whose translation MGAQLTRSSSAPTIASMLSWKICQVPLLICCSKVLNQVSNMKRMHEPLNSSWGQVTAAVLPGINFIEGDEYHKIYQPMLFLVEKTKLSEGNVAECLQLKISILVIVVPVVFTFKHSLLLLILCNRNGPEVTHC comes from the exons ATGGGCGCCCAGTTGACCAGATCTTCAAGTGCCCCAACT ATTGCATCTATGCTATCTTGGAAAATTTGCCAAGTGCCTCTGCTAATCTGCTGTTCTAAAGTCTTGAACCAAG TCAGTAACATGAAAAGAATGCACGAGCCACTAAACTCCTCATGGGGCCAGGTCACGGCGGCAGTG CTTCCAGGCATTAACTTCATTGAAGGGGATGAGTATCATAAGATATATCAGCCTAT GCTTTTCCTTGTTGAAAAGACCAAGCTGTCAGAGGGTAATGTTGCAGAGTGCCTCCAGTTGAAGATTAGTATTCTAGTTATAGTAGTACCGGTGGTTTTCACCTTCAAGCATAGCTTATTGCTGCTAATTCTTTGTAATAGGAATGGTCCTGAAGTGACGCACTGTTAG